In the Chroococcidiopsis sp. SAG 2025 genome, one interval contains:
- a CDS encoding nuclear transport factor 2 family protein: protein MTRENVENVRRLFQAVEERDIAGVLAAYAPEIVIRDAESLPYGGVHHGLEGAKQHVEGAAQTWNHLQPPAERKMDAVFLDVEDYVIVLWRLKRLAASSGGKLDLPVVSVYKMRDGKILESQMFYSDTVAIQQFIESDLHFAQLASST from the coding sequence ATGACACGGGAGAATGTAGAGAATGTTCGCCGTCTTTTCCAGGCTGTCGAAGAACGTGACATTGCTGGAGTTCTCGCAGCATACGCGCCTGAGATTGTCATCCGCGATGCAGAGTCGCTACCCTATGGTGGCGTACATCACGGTCTTGAAGGTGCAAAACAACACGTTGAAGGTGCTGCTCAAACTTGGAATCATCTTCAACCGCCAGCCGAGAGGAAAATGGATGCAGTCTTTTTAGATGTAGAAGATTACGTTATTGTCCTTTGGCGGTTGAAAAGACTGGCAGCCAGTAGCGGCGGAAAACTCGATTTGCCAGTAGTCAGCGTCTATAAAATGCGTGATGGTAAGATTCTCGAATCACAAATGTTTTACTCAGATACTGTTGCGATTCAGCAATTCATAGAAAGCGATCTGCACTTTGCACAGTTAGCATCATCAACATAG
- a CDS encoding AraC family transcriptional regulator: MSDPTASNLPLILPLSPLLSSDGANWTNIQFAYFRQPPCDLPERVSSQHIICLNIGKPVQLEQAVDERHEKVESGFGDVKIYPAYLSQQFHWDKEAEFFNLFLSPSFLATVSYNVFGSDCLELIPHLATLFDPLVVQIGFALKTSLEIDGKNSHLYADSLAHALVVHLLSRYSTNSRQIKTVTGSFTQQQWQQIVDYIEANLDRNMSLTQLAEIVRLSPYHFAHLFKKSTNISPHQYLIRCRIERAKQLIVIGNLSLAAIAQTVGFASQGHFTYHFKRLVGVTPKVFWQQAQER; encoded by the coding sequence GTGAGCGATCCGACTGCAAGCAATCTACCTCTAATTCTTCCCCTTTCGCCGCTTCTGTCTAGTGACGGCGCTAACTGGACAAATATTCAATTTGCTTATTTTCGACAACCACCCTGCGATCTTCCAGAACGTGTATCGTCCCAGCACATCATTTGTCTGAATATCGGCAAGCCCGTGCAGTTAGAGCAAGCAGTTGATGAACGACATGAGAAGGTAGAATCGGGATTTGGAGATGTGAAAATTTACCCAGCCTACCTCAGCCAACAGTTTCACTGGGACAAAGAAGCTGAGTTCTTCAATTTGTTTTTATCACCATCATTTCTGGCTACTGTTAGTTATAACGTATTTGGGAGCGATTGCCTCGAACTAATTCCACATCTAGCTACACTGTTCGATCCATTAGTCGTACAGATTGGCTTTGCACTGAAAACATCCTTAGAAATTGACGGGAAAAATAGCCATCTTTATGCCGACTCGCTAGCCCATGCACTTGTAGTTCATCTTTTATCTAGATATTCCACCAACTCACGTCAAATCAAAACTGTTACGGGTAGTTTTACTCAACAGCAATGGCAACAAATTGTCGATTATATTGAAGCAAACTTAGATCGAAACATGAGCTTAACTCAGTTGGCAGAAATTGTGCGATTGAGTCCGTATCATTTTGCTCATTTGTTCAAAAAGTCAACTAATATTTCACCTCACCAATATTTAATTCGTTGTCGAATTGAACGAGCTAAACAACTGATAGTTATAGGCAATTTATCGCTGGCTGCGATCGCTCAAACTGTTGGGTTTGCCAGTCAAGGACATTTTACCTACCATTTCAAACGCCTTGTCGGAGTTACGCCCAAAGTTTTTTGGCAGCAAGCGCAAGAACGTTGA
- the pqqA gene encoding pyrroloquinoline quinone precursor peptide PqqA: MVWDKTDRSTPDEQSNSSKAPQGTPGESSYHPPIGKPLTDWEQPDYDELDLCMEVTTYIYQWQ, from the coding sequence ATGGTTTGGGACAAAACAGATCGCTCTACACCAGACGAGCAAAGCAACAGTTCTAAAGCCCCCCAAGGTACACCTGGAGAAAGTTCTTACCATCCACCCATCGGCAAGCCACTAACGGATTGGGAGCAACCAGACTATGACGAACTTGACCTATGTATGGAAGTCACAACATATATTTACCAATGGCAATGA
- the pqqB gene encoding pyrroloquinoline quinone biosynthesis protein PqqB → MQIKILGTAAGGGLPQWNCNCPGCQAARTSAPGVSWLNQSSIAVRASDRPWFLVNASPDVRQQLELLREGKPESIRSSPIAGIVLSDAEIDHTTGLILLRESAQPLRLYGTDTVRRALTEGFPLLSTLAGYCGVEWSLLEPGRPINLGQGDAHGLEVEAFPLAAKPPKYMRHKVVADEVWVVGLTFRDFTSGKVVTYAPGLAQVDENILDRLESSDCILVDGTCWQDDELVNLGIAQRTARQMGHLPLSGSQGSIQHLAQLRRPRKILVHINNTNPILMPDSQERRIVEAAGIEVGYDGLTIEL, encoded by the coding sequence ATGCAGATAAAAATTCTCGGTACTGCCGCAGGTGGTGGGTTGCCGCAGTGGAACTGCAATTGCCCTGGTTGTCAAGCCGCGCGAACTTCCGCTCCAGGTGTAAGCTGGCTGAATCAATCTTCAATTGCAGTACGAGCAAGCGATCGACCTTGGTTTTTAGTTAACGCTTCTCCAGACGTGCGCCAGCAACTCGAACTGCTGCGGGAGGGGAAACCAGAGTCTATCCGTTCCAGCCCGATTGCGGGGATCGTGCTAAGTGATGCCGAAATCGACCACACCACAGGACTAATCTTGTTGCGAGAATCGGCTCAACCGTTGCGGCTCTACGGCACGGATACAGTCCGCCGAGCGTTGACAGAAGGTTTTCCCTTACTATCCACATTGGCAGGCTATTGCGGCGTGGAATGGTCGTTACTCGAACCTGGTAGACCGATAAATCTAGGACAGGGTGATGCACATGGATTGGAAGTAGAGGCATTTCCCCTCGCTGCCAAACCGCCAAAATATATGCGTCACAAGGTCGTAGCAGATGAAGTTTGGGTTGTCGGCTTGACATTTCGCGATTTCACCAGTGGCAAAGTTGTGACGTATGCTCCAGGTTTAGCTCAAGTGGATGAAAATATTTTAGACCGCTTGGAGTCCAGTGATTGCATTCTTGTAGATGGGACGTGTTGGCAAGATGACGAATTGGTAAATCTAGGAATTGCCCAGCGCACAGCACGGCAAATGGGACACTTACCCCTTTCGGGAAGCCAAGGTAGCATACAGCATCTCGCCCAACTGCGCCGCCCCCGCAAAATTCTCGTTCACATTAACAATACCAACCCGATTCTGATGCCTGATTCCCAGGAACGCCGAATTGTTGAAGCAGCAGGAATTGAAGTTGGTTACGATGGTTTGACAATTGAGCTGTAG
- the pqqC gene encoding pyrroloquinoline-quinone synthase PqqC, whose protein sequence is MHQEQKAWSEAELEAALRSQHQRYHHLHPFHVRMNSGDLTSQEVRLWVANRFYYQKSIPLKDAAILSNCPILAVRRQWIDRIIDHDGRSEGEGGIEAWLKLGEAVGLSRQELLDEQHVIPGVRFAVDAYVNFCRTRPWIEAVAASLTELFGPDAIRVRLVALEQHYPWIDPAGFDYFRKRLEQAPRDARYALDLVLKYCRSCESQERAVQALAFKCDLLWSQLEAIERGETRNNS, encoded by the coding sequence ATGCACCAGGAACAAAAAGCATGGAGTGAGGCGGAACTAGAGGCAGCGTTGCGATCGCAGCACCAACGTTACCATCACTTACACCCCTTCCACGTCCGCATGAATAGTGGAGATTTGACATCCCAAGAGGTGCGGCTTTGGGTGGCAAACAGATTTTACTATCAAAAAAGCATTCCCCTCAAAGATGCTGCTATCCTATCCAACTGTCCAATTTTAGCAGTGCGACGGCAATGGATCGATCGCATCATCGACCATGACGGACGCAGTGAGGGCGAAGGTGGAATTGAAGCGTGGCTAAAATTAGGTGAAGCAGTTGGCTTGTCCCGCCAAGAGTTGTTAGACGAGCAACACGTAATCCCAGGAGTACGATTTGCTGTCGATGCTTACGTCAATTTTTGTCGCACTCGACCTTGGATTGAGGCTGTCGCTGCCTCACTGACAGAATTATTTGGTCCAGATGCGATCCGAGTCCGCTTGGTTGCCCTAGAACAACATTATCCCTGGATCGATCCGGCAGGATTCGATTACTTTAGGAAACGACTTGAGCAAGCACCGCGAGATGCCCGATATGCTTTAGATTTAGTCTTGAAGTATTGTCGCAGCTGCGAATCTCAAGAACGAGCAGTTCAAGCCCTAGCGTTCAAGTGCGATCTACTCTGGAGCCAGTTAGAAGCGATCGAACGAGGGGAAACAAGAAATAATTCGTAA
- the pqqD gene encoding pyrroloquinoline quinone biosynthesis peptide chaperone PqqD, whose amino-acid sequence MSNMKNHWRPHLAQGVRLQWDELRQQHLLLMPEGALMLNSTAAAVLELCDGKRTVGAIAAQLKTQYRGETLEDDVRRLLIRIGARGLLVYKD is encoded by the coding sequence ATGAGTAACATGAAAAACCACTGGCGACCGCATTTAGCCCAAGGTGTACGCTTGCAGTGGGACGAGTTAAGACAACAACATTTACTGCTGATGCCGGAAGGCGCGCTGATGTTAAATTCTACGGCGGCGGCTGTATTGGAGCTGTGCGATGGTAAACGTACTGTTGGGGCGATCGCGGCTCAATTAAAGACACAGTATCGAGGCGAGACACTAGAAGATGATGTGCGCCGCTTGCTGATTCGGATCGGCGCGCGGGGACTATTGGTTTATAAAGATTAA